A region from the Rosa rugosa chromosome 6, drRosRugo1.1, whole genome shotgun sequence genome encodes:
- the LOC133717005 gene encoding LOW QUALITY PROTEIN: structural maintenance of chromosomes flexible hinge domain-containing protein GMI1 (The sequence of the model RefSeq protein was modified relative to this genomic sequence to represent the inferred CDS: substituted 1 base at 1 genomic stop codon), protein MDKEYNFQILLPDGTSIRLKLQNPEPKMPFRDFIQRVEKEYVRTWKQSGSLKRKREINWKGGSFLLVDDDDMKIQKVVNFKNFNPIKCHRLRLQDGLQESATTFENMWDLTPDTDILKELPHEYTFETALADLIDNSLQAVWSNERRDVKHISVDVDDDMISIFDTGPGMDGSGENSIVKWGKMGASLHRSFKEQAVGGKPPYLKPYFGMFGYGGPIASMQLGRYDFSENSPQSGFLLQCXVGPLRITQSCYRRALVSSKTKDSKKVYTLNLDRDALLSRSDWKTGGSMRDPAKDEISRTPHRSFTKVEISEPKLKLDTTQLQCKLKDIYFPYIQYDEDTKSGKTIMPVKFEVNGIDLAEIQGGEIAITNLHSCNGPDFVLQLQFSCKQDNISKCKSPDSTYAKANARLKCVYFPIVKGKENIDRILEGLEFEKENFETFSRVSIRRLGRLLPDARWGLLPFMDLKQRRGDMAQLLKRCCMRVKCFIETDAGFNPTSSKTDLAHHSPFTTALRNFGNKPLENEDDMKVQIYKDGNTLNPSQLKKDYEDWIVQMHARYDDDEADCGEDQPVFVVSPANKKALRISSEVARLHKSITRNGRTWKHGQRIKIFKGACVGVQKNNVYATIEYFLLEGLQDESGGEARIICRPSSLSDEKGCILSVNNGDTNLDMGESLSIPLSVIDAGKCIAVERTEWENHIERRRQRSPSTIELLDAEQCQELEVDGALPVHAQAGKVPPEEIVAIVRPGNYVYSSSSKSLDQKYIVKSNLEMSMEVNFRDDAKELQNVRHIFSVRVGPKSLKGFQGLYVFPVKRKLSGFFRSAGFYTFSFHLNESDCKSAERKVQIKPSSKVGKWVLLNDDQPPLYRVRVGSVFPPLSIACYDVYDNQIPFATTLEVAVKVQTNEGVLFHVEKFKKKLSTHTLTVKDMLMESSELDKIRPTYEATLVVCTEDDKFSVSVPCEVNPGPLQIVKAIPPTLENQVLPDYTIQEFILEMFDQYGNHVIEGTEVHLNVEGFSIQDRFGTARTADHHGCIDLGGLLKVTAGYGKSVSISVYSNNDVLLNLQSQTEKRVLIISSKVPDVCMAGTQMENMVFEIVNSDGVVDDTIHHDEKSGQLHMLTIKAGSSFMEESLRYTFKHGRCTVPAIFVPEVEESFNFVAAHSSHPELHLNVKVPVVQAPKEKYDHPLIKTEKHDETPIPWEVSPLRESPLRESQQQVGNLMVPKVEHQEFQSPCTNGNASLLPDSSCLLQVENFKELENDIRKHGIRIGDMEEKLDILKKEKAKVKKELIDLQGSIEPHKEESINCIERMSNTAAALICTLSREVSFEEANNHFMGDVIGLVALLGTVGTSNLSRILAEYLGKDQMLAIVCRSFEAAGALEKFVQSDYGEVDSMHALCEPALLQRPTHGRSFVICLEDIRPYTGDINGSDPQKKLALPDPVLPSGMAPDGFLGHAVNMVDLDSHHLQTVTSAGHGLRETVLYCLFGELQVYKTREDMLAARACIKHGAISLDGGILKQSGVTSFGIGEPEICFPVAESLALSTSTNFVEVEQLIKEKKSKLTMIDCCMEKVTKIHRRSLKKFKKSKKKGHKLLENIRSTQKDSPSPMKEGRELVKASSSQSALSWGYMEVMELVSYLPCASRDVSSFGSMNFSPPPFNSLKFQLKKKERASQRARADSLSQLGRRRIKMFQPNNNNQLPIKSLPIQDPSALMQVDKKETSIVLKDETQNGGFAQAESIIFYTKRLQDDLHDMGLKVKLHEENMKLLRSQKNKLEESILDLQVMLGNYHSTTTTTTANDNHSQEETIKKILQCEKSAAGILWQLKARHGNQDADLPLTKDIVGIVAMLGKVDDDNLSRLLSEYLGLETMLAIVCKTYDGVRALELYDNEGCINLNSGLHGLGTAIGRKLEGRFLVICLENLRPYAGEFVHNDPQRRLDILKPRLPNGECPPGFLGYAVNMINVDSTNLFCLTASGHGLRETLLYSLFSRLQVYKTRADMVSALPCITDGAISVDGGMIQRTGVFSLGNREDVGMKFPKLSVASGLPESYLETERQINESKWRKEKLIEDTKREQALWDNAKFNFDRKKKEFLKFLADSSSYATQAAQHQIMGAQNRFTSS, encoded by the exons TGTGGATGTTGACGATGATATGATCTCAATTTTTGACACTGGTCCAGGGATGGACGGAAGTGGTGAAAACTCTATAGTGAAGTG GGGAAAGATGGGTGCTTCACTTCACCGATCGTTTAAGGAACAGGCAGTAGGGGGTAAACCTCCGTACTTAAAG CCATATTTTGGAATGTTTGGATATGGTGGACCTATAGCCTCCATGCAGTTGGGGAGGTATGACTTCTCTGAAAACTCTCCTCAATCTGGGTTTCTTTTGCAGTGTTGAGTTGGACCCTTGAGAATTACTCAATCATGTTACAGGCGTGCATTAGTTTCTTCTAAGACAAAGGATTCAAAGAAAGTTTATACCTTGAATCTTGATAGAGATGCTTTACTGAGTCGGTCTGATTGGAAG ACTGGTGGTAGCATGAGGGATCCAGCAAAGGATGAGATAAGCAGAACGCCACACAGAAGCTTTACTAAG GTTGAAATCTCTGAACCTAAATTAAAACTGGACACAACTCAACTCCAGTGCAAGCTGAAGGATATATATTTTCCATATATTCAG TATGATGAAGATACAAAGTCAGGGAAGACCATAATGCCAGTCAAGTTTGag GTCAATGGTATAGATTTGGCTGAGATTCAGGGTGGTGAAATTGCAATTACCAACTTGCATTCCTGCAATGGTCCTGATTTTGTTTTACAGCTTCAGTTCTCCTGTAAGCAAGATAATATAAGTAAATGTAAATCTCCAG ATTCAACATATGCCAAAGCTAATGCTCGCCTGAAGTGCGTTTATTTCCCTATTGTTAAG GGAAAAGAGAACATTGACAGAATATTGGAGGGTTTAGaatttgagaaagaaaattttGAGACCTTCAGTCGTGTCTCTATTCGGAGGCTTGGCCGCCTGCTTCCTGATGCTCGTTGG GGTTTGCTTCCTTTCATGGATCTCAAGCAAAGAAGAGGAGATATGGCACAATTGTTGAAAAGATGTTGCATGAGAGTTAAATGCTTTATAG AGACTGATGCTGGTTTCAATCCAACATCATCGAAG ACTGATCTAGCACACCATAGTCCTTTCACAACTGCATTGAGGAATTTTGGCAATAAGCCTCTTGAGAACGAGGatg ACATGAAAGTTCAAATTTATAAAGATGGAAACACGCTAAATCCTTCTCAACTAAAGAAGGACTATGAGGATTGGATAGTTCAGATGCATGCTCggtatgatgatgatgaagctgATTGTGGTGAAGACCAACCAGTCTTTGTTGTCAGTCCTGCAAACAAAAAAGCACTTCGTATTTCATCTGAAG TTGCAAGGTTGCATAAATCTATAACAAGGAATGGAAGGACCTGGAAGCATGGTCAAAGAATTAAAATTTTTAAGGGAGCATGTGTTGGGGTTCAGAAGAACAATGTTTATGCGACAATTGAATACTTTTTGCTTGAAGGTCTGCAAGATGAATCTGGTG GTGAGGCTCGAATTATATGCAG GCCTTCAAGTCTGTCAGATGAAAAGGGGTGCATCCTTTCAGTCAATAATGGGGATACTAATTTGGATATGGGTGAATCCTTGTCTATACCACTCAGTGTGATTGATGCTGGAAAG TGCATAGCTGTTGAAAGAACTGAGTGGGAAAACCATATAGAGAGACGACGCCAGAGATCTCCTTCTACAATTGAACTTCTTGATGCAGAACAATGCCAAGAGTTGGAGGTTGATGGG GCATTACCTGTGCATGCTCAAGCTGGAAAAGTTCCTCCAGAAGAAATTGTGGCCATTGTACGACCCGGCAATTATGTCTATTCCAGTTCTTCAAAAAGCCTGGATCAGAAGTACATCGTCAAAAGTAATTTAGAAATGTCTATGGAAGTTAACTTCAGAGATGATGCCAAGGAACTTCAAAATGTTCGTCATATTTTTTCGGTGCGCGTAGGACCTAAGTCGCTTAAGGGATTTCAGGGGTTATATGTTTTTCCGGTTAAACGCAAGCTGTCCGGTTTCTTTCGAAGTGCTGGTTTCTATACATTCTCATTTCATCTT AATGAGTCAGACTGTAAGAGTGCTGAGAGAAAAGTACAAATCAAGCCATCTTCTAAGGTTGGAAAGTGGGTCCTTCTAAACGATGATCAGCCTCCACTGTACCGAGTGAG AGTTGGTTCAGTATTTCCACCTCTCTCTATAGCATGTTACGATGTATATGACAATCAAATTCCATTTGCAACTActctggaagtcgcggtgaaaGTTCAGACAAATGAGGGTGTGCTTTTCCATGTAgagaaattcaaaaaaaaactttcaacCCATACTTTGACAGTAAAG GATATGCTGATGGAGAGCAGCGAGTTAGACAAAATTCGTCCTACATATGAAGCTACTTTAGTTGTATGTACAGAAGATGACAAATTTTCAGTTTCGGTTCCATGCGAAG TTAATCCTGGACCTCTACAGATTGTTAAGGCTATTCCTCCTACTCTTGAAAACCAAGTGCTTCCAGATTACACTATTCAGGAGTTTATTTTAGAG ATGTTTGATCAATATGGCAATCACGTAATAGAAGGCACTGAAGTTCATTTGAATGTGGAGGGCTTTTCTATTCAAGATCGATTTGGTACAGCACGTACG GCTGATCATCATGGATGCATTGACCTTGGTGGCCTCTTGAAAGTGACTGCAGGTTATGGGAAAAGTG TATCAATTTCTGTCTACTCCAACAATGATGTTTTACTGAATCTTCAGTCTCAAACTGAGAAAAGGGTGTTGATAATTTCATCAAAG GTGCCTGATGTTTGCATGGCTGGTACTCAAATGGAAAATATGGTTTTTGAAATTGTCAACTCTGATGGTGTTGTTGATGATACTATTCATCATGACGAGAAAAGTGGCCAATTACATATGCTTACAATAAAGGCCGGTTCATCATTCATGGAGGAATCCCTTCGATACACATTCAAGCATGGCCGCTGTACTGTTCCGGCTATTTTTGTTCCTGAAGTTGAAGAGAGTTTTAACTTTGTAGCTGCTCATTCATCACATCCAGAACTGCATCTGAATGTGAAG GTTCCTGTAGTGCAAGCTCCAAAAGAGAAATATGATCATCCTCTCATAAAAACAGAGAAGCATGATGAGACTCCAATTCCGTGGGAGGTTTCTCCACTCCGAGAGTCACCGCTCCGAGAGTCACAGCAGCAAGTAGGAAACTTAATG GTTCCAAAAGTGGAGCATCAAGAGTTTCAATCCCCATGTACTAATGGAAATGCATCGCTTCTTCCAGATTCTTCTTGCCTTCTGCAAGTAGAAAACTTTAAG GAACTGGAGAATGACATCCGCAAACATGGAATACGCATTGGAGATATGGAAGAAAAATTGGACATTCTAAAGAAAGAGAAGGCAAAAGTGAAGAAAGAGCTCATTGATTTGCAAG GGTCTATTGAACCTCACAAAGAGGAATCGATAAACTGCATAGAAAGGATGAGTAACACTgcagctgctctcatttgtactCTATCTAGAGAAGTTTCATTTGAAGAGGCAAACAATCATTTCATGGGAGATGTGATTGGTTTGGTTGCTCTACTTGGTACAGTTGGTACTAGTAATCTAAGCAG GATATTGGCTGAATACTTGGGTAAAGATCAGATGCTTGCAATTGTCTGTAGATCCTTTGAAGCAGCTGGAGCTCTTGAGAAGTTTGTACAGAGTGATTATGGGGAAGTTGATTCTATGCATGCGCTCTGTGAACCAGCTCTACTTCAGAGACCTACACATGGTCGATCTTTTGTTATATGTCTGGAAGATATAAG GCCTTACACTGGTGATATCAACGGCAGTGACCCTCAAAAGAAACTGGCGTTGCCAGATCCTGTCTTGCCAAGTGGAATGGCTCCTGATGGTTTCTTAGGACATGCAGTCAATATGGTTGAtctggatagccatcatttacAGACGGTGACATCTGCAGGCCATGGTCTCAGGGAGACAGTATTATATTGTCTTTTCGGCGAGCTCCAAGTGTATAAAACCAGGGAAGATATGTTGGCTGCTCGTGCTTGTATTAAACATGGTGCTATTTCTCTGGATGGAGGAATTTTGAAACAGAGTGGAGTAACCTCTTTTGGAATCGG GGAGCCAGAAATATGTTTTCCGGTAGCAGAAAGTCTGGCACTTTCGACATCAACAAATTTTGTTGAAGTTGAGCAGCTGATCAAGGAGAAGAAGTCAAAGTTGACGATGATCGATTGTTGTATGGAAAAAGTGACCAAAATCCATCGGAGATCATTAAAGAAATTCAAGAAGTCAAAGAAGAAGGGACACAAGCTGTTGGAGAACATCCGCTCCACCCAAAAAGATTCTCCAAGTCCGATGAAAGAAGGGAGAGAGCTCGTAAAAGCTAGCAGCTCTCAAAGT GCGCTTTCCTGGGGTTACATGGAAGTGATGGAATTAGTGTCTTATTTACCATGTGCTTCTAGAGATGTTTCTAGTTTTGGTAGTATG AACTTCTCTCCTCCCCCCTTTAATAGCCTAAAATTTcagttgaagaagaaagagagagcgaGTCAGAGAGCGAGAGCTGACTCACTGAGTCAActcggaagaagaagaatcaagaTGTTCCaacccaacaacaacaaccag CTTCCAATTAAGTCATTACCTATTCAAGATCCATCAGCACTGATGCAAGTGGATAAAAAAGAAACTAGCATAGTCTTGAAGGATGAAACGCAAAACGGAGGATTCGCGCAAGCAGAATCTATCATCTTCTACACTAAG AGACTTCAAGATGATTTGCATGATATGGGGTTGAAAGTAAAACTGCATGAGGAGAACATGAAACTTCTGAGGTCTCAGAAAAACAAATTAGAAGAATCTATTCTTGATCTGCAAG TTATGTTAGGCAACTATCATTCCACAACCACAACTACTACTGCAAATGATAACCACAGTCAGGAGGAAACAATTAAAAAGATTCTTCAGTGCGAGAAGTCAGCTGCAGGCATTTTATGGCAGCTGAAAGCTCGTCATGGTAATCAGGATGCGGATCTTCCCCTGACCAAGGATATTGTGGGTATTGTTGCGATGCTTGGGAAAGTAGATGATGATAATCTTAGCAG GCTTTTGTCAGAGTACTTGGGACTGGAGACTATGTTAGCAATTGTCTGCAAGACTTATGATGGTGTCAGAGCTCTAGAATTGTATGACAATGAAGGTTGCATAAACCTGAATTCCGGTCTTCACGGGCTTGGTACTGctattgggaggaaattggaaGGTCGGTTTCTGGTCATTTGTCTTGAAAATTTAAG ACCATATGCTGGTGAGTTTGTACATAATGACCCCCAACGGAGGCTTGATATTCTAAAACCAAGGTTGCCGAATGGGGAGTGTCCACCTGGATTTCTTGGCTATGCTGTAAATATGATCAATGTGGATAGCACAAATTTATTTTGTCTCACAGCCAGTGGACACGGCCTGAGAGAGACTCTACTTTATAGCCTCTTTTCTCGCTTGCAAGTGTATAAAACAAGAGCAGATATGGTATCTGCTCTTCCTTGTATAACTGATGGAGCCATTTCTGTAGATGGTGGGATGATTCAGAGGACTGGTGTGTTTTCCCTTGGCAACAG GGAAGACGTAGGTATGAAGTTTCCAAAGCTCTCAGTGGCATCAGGCCTGCCCGAAAGCTATCTAGAAACAGAAAGACAAATCAATGAGTCGAAatggagaaaagaaaaattgattgAAGATACGAAGAGAGAACAGGCATTATGGGACAATGCAAAATTCAATTTtgacagaaagaaaaaagagttcCTCAAGTTCCTGGCTGATAGTTCATCTTATGCAACTCAGGCAGCTCAG CATCAAATTATGGGGGCGCAGAATAGATTTACCTCGAGCTGA
- the LOC133715476 gene encoding uncharacterized protein LOC133715476, with protein MAGQAAKSVAKAIGEYQYPWREKLVKYQSELSKGVWGYWHLGAWKPSGISGRQRARLRKEVLLAGQDWPYDPERKEMRTKRKGHKVDRIAAEKRENTARLMEKMPDMLLQYKKRRWEKKMKEEDKGKP; from the coding sequence ATGGCTGGCCAAGCTGCAAAGTCAGTGGCAAAGGCAATTGGGGAGTACCAGTACCCATGGCGCGAGAAGTTGGTAAAATACCAGTCTGAGCTATCCAAGGGTGTATGGGGTTACTGGCATCTAGGAGCCTGGAAGCCATCTGGAATTAGTGGTCGTCAACGAGCTAGACTTCGAAAGGAAGTCCTCCTTGCAGGACAGGATTGGCCATATGATCCAGAGAGGAAAGAGATGAGGACCAAGAGGAAAGGGCACAAAGTTGACAGGATAGCTGCCGAGAAGCGGGAAAACACTGCCAGGTTGATGGAGAAGATGCCCGATATGTTGCTTCAGTACAAGAAGCGCAGAtgggagaagaagatgaaggaaGAAGACAAGGGCAAGCCCTGA